From the genome of Deltaproteobacteria bacterium:
ACGCGATCGTCTCCTTCACGGCATGGAGGTTCTCGTCGAGCGTCGTGCGGAGCGCCTCGATCACGTGGAAGTCCCACGACTTCCCGACCACGGTGACCACCGGGGTCCCGGCGGCGAGGATCACCCGGATCATCGAATCCTCTTCCACCTTCTTGCCGACCCGCCGGGTCATCCCGAACGCGCACATCACCGAGTTCTTCCACCGGATCTTCCGGGCGAGCTCGAAGAACTCCTTGTCCTTGGGGTTGCTCCCGGGGTACCCGCCCTCGATGTAGTGGATCCCGAACTCGTCGAGCTTCTCGGCGACCTTCAGCTTGTCGAGGACGGACAGGGACACCTCCTGCGACTGCGTCCCGTCCCGAAGCGTCGTGTCGTACAATTGCACCTTTTTCATTTCGCTCCCCGGTGGACTTCGTTTCCCCTTATAGATGCGGCGCTTTCAGGCCGGTTTCCCCAGCCCGAACGCTCCATGGAGCACCCGGACCGCCAGTTCGGTGTACTTCTCCTCGATCAGGACCGAGATCTTGATCTCGGATGTGGTGATCCCGAGGATGTTGATCCCGTCGCCCGCCAGCGTCTCGAACACCTTGGTCGCCACGCCCGAATGGGAGCGCATCGCCATGCCGACGATGAACACCTTGGCGATCTTGTCGTCGCCCACGACCTTCTCGGCGCCGACTTCCTTCGCCACTTTCTCCGTGATCAGCATCGCCTTCTTGTAGTCGGTGCGGCCGACCGTGAAGGTCAGGTCGGTGTACCCGGTGACCGACACGTTCTGGACGATGACGTCCACCACGATGTTCGCCTCGGACAGCGGCTTGAAGATCTTCGCGGCGATCCCGGGCTTGTCGGGGACCTTCACGACCGTGATCTTCGCCTCGCTCTTGCTGTACGCCACGCCGGACACCACCGCCGTTTCCATGATCTCCTCCTCCGTCGTCACGATCGTTCCCTGGTTATCGTTGAACGAGGAGCGGACGTGGATCCGCACCCCGTACTTCATCCCGAACTCGACCGAACGGATCTGAAGGACCTTGGCGCCGAGCGACGCCAGCTCGAGCATCTCCTCGAAGGAAATCTTGTCGAGCTTGCGGGCGTCGGTGCAGATGTTGGGGTCGGTGGTGTAGACGCCGTCCACGTCCGTGTAGATCTCGCAGACGTCGGCCTTCAGGGCCGCGGCCACGGCGACGGCGCTGGTGTCGGATCCGCCGCGCCCCAGCGTGGTGATGGAGCCGGAGTCGTCGATCCCCTGGAAGCCGGCGACCACCGCGATGTACCCGTCCTTCAGCGCCCGGGTGATCGTATCGCCCTTGATCTGCCGGATGCGGGCCTTCACGTACGCCGCGTCGGTGAAGATCGGGATCTGGAAGCCGCAGAACGACTTCGCCTTGTACCCCATCTCGGTCAGCGCGATCGCCAGCAGGCCGATGGTGACCTGCTCGCCGGTCGCCGCGACGACGTCGAGCTCCCGTTCGTTGGGGAGTTCCGCGATCTGGTGCGCCAGCCCCAGCAGCCGGTTCGTCTCCCCCGACATGGCGGAGACCACGACCACCACGTCGTTCCCCTGGTCCTTCGTCCGCGCGACCCGCTTCGCGCAATTCTTGATCTTCTCGATGGTGCCGACCGAGGTGCCGCCGTACTTCTGGACAATGAGTGCCATCGCGCGCGTCAACCTCCTGGCTGGAAACGTTGGGACCGGGAGAGGAACCCGTGGAACCTCGGCTGGTCCGGGGCCGAGACCGATATCAACCGTTCGTCCTCATCCGAAATCGTAAATGTAACCCGGACGCAATCCGTTGGCAACAATTCCGTTACCTTTTCGGCCCATTCCACGACGCACACCCCTTCGCCGGCGAACATCTCGTCGAGGCCGATCTCCAGCGCATCCACCACCGTTTCCAGCCGGTAGACGTCCACGTGGGTGAGGGGAAGGCGCCCCTCGTGGCGGGTCATGATGGTGAAGGAGGGGCTCGTGATCCGTTCCGGGGGGATCCCGAGCGCTTCGCCGATCCCCTTGCAGAAGAGGGTCTTCCCGGCGCCCAGGTCGCCCGTCAGGGCGACAAGATCCCCGTCGGCCAGGCAGGAGCCAAGCTCCCGGGCGATCGCAATCGTGTCATCAGGAGAGTGCGATGTGAATATGGTCATGCTTCCGGGCTCGTGCCCCCGAGGCATTTATTCGAGGGGGTACCCCACCCGCGCGGAGCTTGCTGTGGGGCGGGGGGCTGTAACGAAGCTACGTTCGCGACCTTCGTCCGCTCACTGCGGGTTCCACTCGACGCAATCTCCGCCTCGCTCCACACGCTGCCCCATCGGGAAAAACCATACCGGTGGGGTACCCCTCCACCGGGAAGTATGGGGCGCCTGCGAGGAACCCCCCGCTGCGCCCTCCGCAACCTGATTCTATTACCGATCCGTGAATCACTCCTCGGACGGGGTCTCGCCGAGGGTGTGCTGCAGGGCCCCGGGGATGTTGCCGATCACGTCGGTGGCGGTCACCGGGGTCATCGGGTGCTCCCGGACGAGCAGATCGGCCGACATCCCGTGCAGGAAGACGCCGGCGCACGCGGCGTCGGTCGGCGACAGCCCCTGCGAGGCGAGCGCGGCGACCATCCCCGCCAGCGCGTCCCCCATCCCCCCGGACGCCATGTACGGGTTCCCGGTGGTGTTGATGAAGAGGTCCCCCTTCGGAGTGGCGACGACCGTGCGGGCCCCTTTGAGGATCACGGTCACCCTCTCCTCCTCCGCCAGGTGCCGCGCCGAATCGAGACGCGAAGCCTCGATCGCCTCGATCGACTCGCGGGTCAGCCGGGACATCTCCCCCGGGTGGGGGGTGACGATGCACGGCGCTCCCGCGCTCTGCAGCAGGCTCGCCTGTCCGGCGAGCGCGTTCAGGGCGTCGGCGTCCATCAGGAAAGGGACCTTGATCTTCGGGAGGAGCGCCTTGAGGAATTCCGGCATCGATCCGTTCGCGCCCATCCCCGGCCCGATGACCAGCACGTCGGCCTTCGAAACCGCCTCGAGAAGCTCGGGGATCATCCCGGGGGAGAAGAACCCCGTCCCGTCGTCCCGTATCCCCGCGCACATCACTTCCATCTGCTTCGATTCGACGATCGGGCGAAGGGAGGCGGGAGTCACCACGGTGATGAGCCCCGCTCCCATCCGCAGCGCCGCAAGCCCCGCCAGGCACGGCGCCCCGGTCATCCCCGGCGATCCGCCGACGATGTAGACCCGCCCGGCGTCGCCCTTGTGGAAGTCTGGCGGCCGCACCGACAGCATGCTCTTCACGATCTGCTCGTCGAGCGCCTCGGTCTTGATCTCGGCGTCGAAGACCGCGCGCGACGGGATGCCGATGTCGTAGATCTCCGTCTCCCCGCAATGGATCGACCCGGGAAGCAGCACGTGGCCCAGTTTCAGGAGACCGAACGTCCCCGTGTAGTCCGCGCGGATCGCCTCGCCCAGGATCCGCCCGGTGGTCGCGTCGATCCCGCTCGGCAGGTCGACCGCGAAGACCGTGGCCATCGACAGGTTTATGACCTCCACCACGTCCCGGATCGTCCCCTCGAGCGGCGAGGAGATTCCGGTGCCCAGTATCGCGTCCACGCACAGGTGGACCTCCTCCAGGTACGTCCGCAGGTCCTCGACCCCCTCGGTGTCCCGCACCACGCGGATCTCGACGTCCATCCGCCTCAGGATGTCGTGCTGGGTCTTCGCGTCGGCGGACAGGTCCGCCGTCTCGCCGAGCAGGAACACCTCAACGTAGACGCCCCGGTTGTGGAGGTGCCGGGCGATCACCATCCCGTCGCCGCCGTTGTTTCCCTTTCCGCAGACGACCGCGACCGACGCCTCCTGCGGCGCTCCCACCTTCTCCTCGAGGATGCGGAAGATCCGGTCGGTGCACGACCGCCCCGCGTTCTCCATCAGCACGAGGGAAGGGATCCCGTACGTGTGGATCGTCACCCGATCCAGTTCGCCCATCTGCCGGGCCGTCGCGACCTTCATCCCTTTTCCCCCGTCTTCTCCATGATGACGAACGCCACCGCCTTGCCGCCGTCGTGCGTGATGGACACGTGGACCGCCTCCGCCCCCCGCTGCTTCATCCAGCGGACCGCCTGTCCGTGGAGGTGGACCACCGGCTTCCCGAAGGGGCCGCGGACCGTTTCCACGTCCCTCCAGAGGATCCCCTGGGATTTCCCGGTCCCAAGCGCCTTCATCACCGCCTCTTTCACCGCGAACCGACCGGAGAGGCGCTCCGCCGGATTCCCGCTCCCGGCCGCGTAGGCCGCTTCGGCTTCCGTGAACACCCGCCGCACGAATCGATCGCCGTACCGATCGACCAGCTTCGCGATCCGCGCGACGTCCACGATGTCCACGCCGATTCCCGCGATCATCCCCGTTCCCTCATGCCCCGTGGATCAGCTCCGCGATCTCGCGGACGGCCGCGGGCAGTCCGATGAAGACCGCCCGGGCGACGATGCTGTGCCCGATGTTGAATTCCTCTATCGGTTGGATGGACAGGATCGGGACGATGTTGCGGACGTCGAGCCCGTGCCCGGCGAACACCTTCAGCCCCGCCGAGGCGGCGTACGCGGCGGCGGCCCGGATCTTCGATAGCTCCGCCTCGTACGTTCCGGAGGAAAACGCCTCGCAATACGTTCCCGTGTGGATCTCGATCGCGTCGGCCCCCGCCTGCCGCGACGCCCTCACCTGCGGAAGGTCCGGGTCGATGAACATGCTGACGAGGATGCCGGCGTTTTTCAACCGCGCCACCGTCTGCAGCAGCGCGTCCCGGTGGCCGAGGACGTCCAGCCCCCCCTCGGTGGTCACCTCCTCGCGCTTCTCGGGGACGAGCGTGGCGGAGTACGGTTTGAGGGCACACGCGATCCGGGTCATCTCCTCCGTGGCCGCCATCTCCAGGTTGATCCGGGTGGCGACGACCGATTTCAGGACCTCGAGGTCGCGGTCCTGGATGTGCCGACGGTCCTCCCGGAGGTGGACCGTGATCCCGTCGGCCCCCGAGAGCTCCGCGATCCCCGCGGCGGTCGCCGGCTCGGGGACCCGCCCCCGCCGCGCCTGCCGCAGCGTGGCCACGTGGTCGATGTTCACTCCGAGACGCT
Proteins encoded in this window:
- a CDS encoding pyridoxine 5'-phosphate synthase, whose amino-acid sequence is MRKRLGVNIDHVATLRQARRGRVPEPATAAGIAELSGADGITVHLREDRRHIQDRDLEVLKSVVATRINLEMAATEEMTRIACALKPYSATLVPEKREEVTTEGGLDVLGHRDALLQTVARLKNAGILVSMFIDPDLPQVRASRQAGADAIEIHTGTYCEAFSSGTYEAELSKIRAAAAYAASAGLKVFAGHGLDVRNIVPILSIQPIEEFNIGHSIVARAVFIGLPAAVREIAELIHGA
- a CDS encoding citramalate synthase → MKKVQLYDTTLRDGTQSQEVSLSVLDKLKVAEKLDEFGIHYIEGGYPGSNPKDKEFFELARKIRWKNSVMCAFGMTRRVGKKVEEDSMIRVILAAGTPVVTVVGKSWDFHVIEALRTTLDENLHAVKETIA
- a CDS encoding aspartate kinase; the encoded protein is MALIVQKYGGTSVGTIEKIKNCAKRVARTKDQGNDVVVVVSAMSGETNRLLGLAHQIAELPNERELDVVAATGEQVTIGLLAIALTEMGYKAKSFCGFQIPIFTDAAYVKARIRQIKGDTITRALKDGYIAVVAGFQGIDDSGSITTLGRGGSDTSAVAVAAALKADVCEIYTDVDGVYTTDPNICTDARKLDKISFEEMLELASLGAKVLQIRSVEFGMKYGVRIHVRSSFNDNQGTIVTTEEEIMETAVVSGVAYSKSEAKITVVKVPDKPGIAAKIFKPLSEANIVVDVIVQNVSVTGYTDLTFTVGRTDYKKAMLITEKVAKEVGAEKVVGDDKIAKVFIVGMAMRSHSGVATKVFETLAGDGINILGITTSEIKISVLIEEKYTELAVRVLHGAFGLGKPA
- the tsaE gene encoding tRNA (adenosine(37)-N6)-threonylcarbamoyltransferase complex ATPase subunit type 1 TsaE encodes the protein MTIFTSHSPDDTIAIARELGSCLADGDLVALTGDLGAGKTLFCKGIGEALGIPPERITSPSFTIMTRHEGRLPLTHVDVYRLETVVDALEIGLDEMFAGEGVCVVEWAEKVTELLPTDCVRVTFTISDEDERLISVSAPDQPRFHGFLSRSQRFQPGG
- a CDS encoding NAD(P)H-hydrate dehydratase, which gives rise to MKVATARQMGELDRVTIHTYGIPSLVLMENAGRSCTDRIFRILEEKVGAPQEASVAVVCGKGNNGGDGMVIARHLHNRGVYVEVFLLGETADLSADAKTQHDILRRMDVEIRVVRDTEGVEDLRTYLEEVHLCVDAILGTGISSPLEGTIRDVVEVINLSMATVFAVDLPSGIDATTGRILGEAIRADYTGTFGLLKLGHVLLPGSIHCGETEIYDIGIPSRAVFDAEIKTEALDEQIVKSMLSVRPPDFHKGDAGRVYIVGGSPGMTGAPCLAGLAALRMGAGLITVVTPASLRPIVESKQMEVMCAGIRDDGTGFFSPGMIPELLEAVSKADVLVIGPGMGANGSMPEFLKALLPKIKVPFLMDADALNALAGQASLLQSAGAPCIVTPHPGEMSRLTRESIEAIEASRLDSARHLAEEERVTVILKGARTVVATPKGDLFINTTGNPYMASGGMGDALAGMVAALASQGLSPTDAACAGVFLHGMSADLLVREHPMTPVTATDVIGNIPGALQHTLGETPSEE
- a CDS encoding holo-ACP synthase — its product is MIAGIGVDIVDVARIAKLVDRYGDRFVRRVFTEAEAAYAAGSGNPAERLSGRFAVKEAVMKALGTGKSQGILWRDVETVRGPFGKPVVHLHGQAVRWMKQRGAEAVHVSITHDGGKAVAFVIMEKTGEKG